The following is a genomic window from Pseudomonas purpurea.
AAGCCTCTGTGGCGAGGGAGCTTGCTCCCGCTCGGCGGCGAAGCCGCCGTAAAACAGGCAAATGCGATATCACTGGCGGATCGGGGGGATTTTTTGGGCCGCTTCGCGACCCAGCGGGAGCAAGCTCCCTCGCCACAGGCCGGCATTCTCAATCTGGAAATGTTCATGTGCTCAAAGACTGGCGCGGAAGCTGCATCCTGCGGACATTCGCCGGTTTTCCGTCACCGGCTATCTGGAGGATAGGATGCGTAGCCTGGTTTTGCTGCTGGCCTTTTTGGCGCTTGGTGGCTGCATGAATGTCAGCGATATGGGCGAGGGCGTTCGTTATCACATGAGCGACGCGGGTCTGCTCGATCACAGCGACAGCCGTCGCGTAAACAACCTGCGCATTCAGCCAGACTCGTTCATCTACATCGCCCAGGGTGCGTTTGCGCCGCCGGGCAGTGCCTACCCACGGCCGAACGTGGTGGCCGAAGAAGCCTTCAAAGGTTTTATCGAATACTTCCCGATGGTCCGCCGTGCCCGTGCGCCGGCAGGCCTGGACGAGGCGATGGGCGAGGCGCGTGCCGCGGGTGCGCACTACCTGCTTTACGCCCGTTTCGCCAAGGCTGACGACCGTATCGGCAACTCGGACGAGTGGCTCGATCAGGAAGCCGTGGATCGCCTGGGGATAGACAGCGGCGTGATTCAGATCATGCTGATCGAGACCAGCACCCAGTATTTGATTGATACTGCACGGATCAAAAGTCGTGGCGGTTTACTGACGTTCCACGACAACAAGCCTGAAGACCTGCTAGGCCCGCCGCTTGAAGAATACGCGCGCAGCCTGCTGGGCCTCAGCGACCAGTAATTCACCAGGAGAGCAGCATGAGTGATCCAGGCAAAGCCAACGATCTGTTGGGACAAATCCCCGCGTCCAAAGGCTTGCCGCCGGTCCACCTCTGGAACCCTGATTTCTGTGGCGATATCGACATGCGAATCGCCCGTGACGGCACCTGGTATTACCTTGGGACGCCGATCGGTCGCAAACCGATGGTCAAGCTGTTCTCCACCATCATCCGCCGCGACGGCGATGAGTATTTCCTGATTACCCCGGTCGAAAAGGTCCGCATTCGGGTCGACGACGCGCCGTTCGTGGCGGTGGCGCTTGAGGTCGAAGGCGAGGGCGAAGCTCAGTTACTGCGCTTCACCACCAACGTCGATGAGCAGGCCGAGGCAGGTGCCGAGCACCTGTTGCGTGTGGTGATCGACCCTGTGACGCAGGAACCTGCACCTTATGTGCATGTACGAACCAACCTTGAAGCATTGATCCACCGCAACGTGTTCTATCAGTTGGTGGAACTGGCCGTCAGCCGCGAAATCGACGGCCAGCGCTGGCTGGGCGTGTGGAGCGGCGGCGAGTTCTTCCCCATCGGGCTTGAGCCTTAGGCCTTGACGTAACACCTGTCATACGTTGCGCCGAGGGTTCGGGTGTTGAACAGGACTGTTCAGTCACCGAATTTGCCATCGCGTAAGAAAACCGCACAATGCGCCTGGGCAGAAAAGGATGGTTGAATGTCGCCACCTGCGGCCAGGGCCGGCAGGTGGCGATGGAGGGCGTTCTAAACGTGCGGTTTGCGCGCCGCCTCAACCTGCGAGGCGGTGAGCTTACAAGCCCTTGCTCTTGAGTCGGGCGGCATGTTCAAGATAGAGCCCGACAGGGTTCACGTTCCAACTGGTGATCCCGGCCATTTGGTTGACTGCGTCGAAATGGTCCATGGGATAGTCTGAGCGAATTACTTTTCCCAGGTGCGAGCTGTATTGGCCGACCAGTCCGTCGTTGGCGTCTTTCTCTTTATAAAACAACTTCGACAGTACGATGCAATTCATATGGGTCGGATCGAGTGGTTGCAGGCTTTGAAAGTTCTGCACGATCCCGCTCCAGGAGTAGTAATACACGCCGTTCTCGACTTCGTTGCCTTCACCGCCCCAGTGTTTCGGCACCCCTTGCGGGTACTTGCGGTTGAAGGCAGCCAGGCCTGCGCTGGTCAGCGATTCGAACGCCGCTTGCGGGTCAACCGGGTTTTCCGGATGGCCGCTGATCAACGAAATGAACGTCCCGACTGCGCTCACCAGGGCCAGTACGAACGCTTCGGGCAACTCTCCGGGTGTCAGTGCCTTTTGCAATTGGTCAGCAATCTCGGAACCATGATTGGGGCAACTGACCGAGGTGACCGACGCGACCTTTTCCGGATGCAGCGCCGCTACGTAGCGTGCTGCCAGCGGGCCTTGGCTATGGCCGATCAGATTGACCTTGGCGGCTCCCGTTTCACGCAAAATGCGGTTGACGTGTTCAAGCAGTTTTTCACCGCGCTCCTCATTACCGTTGACGGCTGGAATGTTGACGGCAAACACCCGGGCACCGGCACGCTCCAGGGCTGCCTTGATTTCGAAGAAGTAGGGATAACCGGCGATTTTATCGAAGCCGAAAAGACCGTGAACCAAGACAATCGGGTATTGCGTAGACGCATCCATGTTCATGCTTGTACCTGTCCATAGCGGATTGAAGTGGAACAGATGCTATTGACTGCTCGATCTGTTGCGGCTAACCGTAGTTTACAAAGCGAGTTGATACAAATCGCTTCGCCCGGTATCCGAGCACTCGCGCCAGCGTCATCATCCCGTTCAACACGGCCAGTGCCAGCACCGTCATCGGCAGGGTGGGCAAGCCTTGTTCCGCGATGCACTTGCCGGTCGGCAGCGGAGAAACGGCGACGAAAATTGCCGTGCAGCGGTGCACGAAGTCGACTTAGTATGGCGTCCTTAACGCCTTCAGGAGCCGAGCCTGTGTCCCTCGAAATTCGCCCCGCACAACCCAGCGACGCGCCGCAGATCCTCGGCTTCATCACCGAACTCGCCGACTACGAGCGCGCGCGGCATGAAGTCATCGCCAGCGTCGCCGATATTCAGCGCAGCCTGTTCAGCGAAGGTGCCACGGCCCATGGTCTGATCTGCCTGCGTGATGGCGTGGCAATCGGTTTTGCGGTGTTCTTTTTCAGCTATTCGACATGGCTGGGCAGCAACTGCCTGTACCTCGAAGACCTTTACATCACGCCCGAACAACGGGGCGGCGGCGCCGGCAAACAGCTGCTGCGGCATCTGGCGAAAATCGCCTGCGCCAATGACTGCGGCCGGTTCGAATGGAGTGTGCTGGACTGGAATACGGCGGCTATCGAGTTCTACAAATCCCTGGGTGCACAGCCACAGGAGGAGTGGGTGCGCTATCGCATGGACGGCGAGGTGCTGCGCGAGTTTGCCGAAGGGAAATGAGCGCACGCGGTGCTGTGGTGACGGCGATGGCGTAATGCCGCGTTTATCAGTTGTCGGCACCGCTTCAGTCCGGCATTCTGTGGGCCCTTTGCGCGCTCACGGACGACACCTGCAATGCCTTTGGCACCTTTTTTCCACGTCCGTGGACCGCTTGGACCGTCTGACCCCGCGCTTTGTGTTTGGTGTCCGGACATCTGCCTCGTCATCTCTGCTTTCATGTTGCCCCTCACGCGTTGTTCGGCGCGATGAGTGTCGTCATGAATTTGCGTCATGACCCCTGGATTCAGAAGCAAGGAGCTTTAACTTGAGTGGAAAACCCGCTGCGCGCGTAACCGACCCTACCGCGTGCCCGTTGCCGGGCCATGGCAACAACCCGATTGCCTCCGGCTCGCCCGACGTGTTTTTTGACGGCCTGGCCGCTGCCCGCAAATCCGACCCTAGCGCTTGCGGCAGCCCGATCACTGGCGGCGTCTCCGGTACGGTGTTCATCAACGGCCTCAACGCCGCCACGCTCGACAGCACCGGTGGCCACGGCAATGTCGTGGTGGGCGGTTCGGGCACGGTGATCATCGGTCAAAGTGGCGGTGGCGCTCCGGTCGGTGCGTTGTTGCCGATGCCGGTGCACTTCACGGACAAGATGCGGGTGGTTGATGAAACCAGCGGCGAGCCGATTGCGAACCTGGCTTACACCATTCAACGAGGCGATGGAACGCTGGAGCGAGGGGTAACTGACGCCTCGGGTTTTACTCATGCGGTTAACTCGCATGTCGCTGAAACGATCAAGTTGTATGCGGAGTAGCCAGTAATGGGTGGGCAAGCAGCATTGGATCAACCTTGCACTGGCAGATTGTTGGGTTCCCACGGTTTGACATGCACGGAAGACACGACGCCTAAACCGGTAACCATGGAGAGGGAGGTCGTTGTATTTTTCATTGGTGGGGCGGGTGACAAGGAGAGCTACTATGGCGATGGCCCAAGTGGCCATACCTATGAAGCACAGAGGGCCCTGGAAAGAAAAGTGGCGGGTAAACACAAAGGCAAGTTCAAGGCTGTTTACTTGGGCTACAACGAAGTCAAGGGTGATTCGGATATAGAGAACTATGTCTATTCCGAGATTGATCATAAATCAGTACATGTTTATATCGTTGGGCATAGTCTGGGTGGCTGGAACGGCGCACACCTTTCTTCCCTCTTAAGTGATAAAGGCTACTTGGTGAAGATGCTGGTGACATTGGACCCTGTGGGTGAGGGTTTTTTTGTTGCGCTCATCTCCGATATCTATTGGAGCGAACCGGAGCCCAAGGCGGAATACTGGATCAATGTGTTGGCGGATCCGATCAACCGTGACCGTACAGATACGGTGGCCTGGCTGGGTGAGAAATGGATTGTGGAATCCGGCCCGAATATAAAAGGTGTCGTCAGAGTCAATCATTGGGCCGCCGAGCCTCTCTATAACACGTACCTGGAAGGCGGGAAGTCTGCCTGCGACATTTCATATGAATCGATCATCAGCTATCTGGGAATCAAAGAGTGAAGCTGCTATCGATCATGATCGCTTTTCTGTTGTGCGCGTCATGCGTCAGGTCTCATGACTTCAAGCCTGCTCATTTGGAATTTGTATCGATTGAAAATAGAGAACGTGGTGTTTTCTATGAAGTCAGGTTCACGTCCGATATTGAGTTGCTTGAGTTGTATTGGCGCGAGAAAGGTGCGGGGCGCTCTGGTCAGATTTTTATTTGTGCCTTGGCGGATGACACGGATTTCTCCGTCGAGCATACGATTGCCCAATTTGGCGTGGGCCTGGTCAGGCGTGATGAAGAGTACGCAGGGCGCGATGGGTTTGGTTATGTTGCAGACATAAGCTTTGAGGAGACAAGGAACAAGAGGACGACATCTGTTTATCTCGACAAGAAAGTGTTGGCCGGATTGTTGGCGAGCAAGAAGGCGATCCCGTGCAAGGTGGTAGCCACGGCGAGTGGGTACAAACCTTACTACACCGAGTCTCTCTATATCCCTACGGGGCAAATCCTTGAGGAAATGCACAAGCGTAAGGACGGCTGACGTTTGATTCCATGTTTGTTGTGTGGGTGCGGGGCGTAAGCCCGTTTCGGTCGTGAAGCAGGTCAGCAGGTTTTCAGGCGTTGAACGCCATCTCGGGAATTAAAATGGTACGGCTGCTGTTGGTGTTGATGGTTGTTTTATGTTCGTCGTGCATGCAGTTGCACGTGCCTGACGCGCGGATTGAGTTTACTTCGATCAATTACGAAGGCGTGGGTCGGTATGAGTTACGTTTCAGGTCCGATCGGGACTTGGGAAATATCTACAAGTCCAACGGTATCAACGCAGGTGGCAATGCGTGGATCACTTGTTCACTGGACGGTGATAGGAACTTTTCGAACGACCATACTATCCGCTTGTCGATGCATGGTTTTCTGGAAGATGCTCATCTTGTTGAGGGTGATCGTCGTTACGAGTTCCGGACCTCGGTCAGGTTTGCCGAGGATAGCGACCGTCACACCTCTCAGCGTGAGATCAGGAAGGAAGTGCTGCTCACGTTATTGAAATCCCAGGAATACATTCCCTGCAAAACCGTGAATGTCGCGTGGTTTTTCAACCCGTACTTTTCAAAAATCATGTATATCCCGACCTCACGCATCATTGCCGAGGTGGATAAAGAGATACTTTCACACGCCTTTGTGATTCTGCCGCCAGAGGATCGTCCGTTTTCCTGGTTGCTGTTCGAGCCCGTTTGTATCAACGAGTGGACTTGGAATGCCGGTATGGTCATCGTCCACGGCGGTGCATGCAGCAGCTTGCCTTTCAGTGGACTGTTGAGTTCGTTTGCGCCCTATAACGACAAGTACCGCTTGGTTGACGATGAAACCGGCTTTCCGATACCGGGCGTTCTCTACATTATTGTGCGCGAGGATGGGCGTCAGGAGGAGGGGCTGAGCGACAGTTCGGGTTACACCCACCAAGTGGGGTCGTATGGGCCTGAAACAGTACAGATCTATACTCCTAGCGAAGGGTACTGACCCCCCGGG
Proteins encoded in this region:
- a CDS encoding DUF4823 domain-containing protein translates to MRSLVLLLAFLALGGCMNVSDMGEGVRYHMSDAGLLDHSDSRRVNNLRIQPDSFIYIAQGAFAPPGSAYPRPNVVAEEAFKGFIEYFPMVRRARAPAGLDEAMGEARAAGAHYLLYARFAKADDRIGNSDEWLDQEAVDRLGIDSGVIQIMLIETSTQYLIDTARIKSRGGLLTFHDNKPEDLLGPPLEEYARSLLGLSDQ
- a CDS encoding DUF1285 domain-containing protein; protein product: MSDPGKANDLLGQIPASKGLPPVHLWNPDFCGDIDMRIARDGTWYYLGTPIGRKPMVKLFSTIIRRDGDEYFLITPVEKVRIRVDDAPFVAVALEVEGEGEAQLLRFTTNVDEQAEAGAEHLLRVVIDPVTQEPAPYVHVRTNLEALIHRNVFYQLVELAVSREIDGQRWLGVWSGGEFFPIGLEP
- a CDS encoding triacylglycerol lipase — translated: MNMDASTQYPIVLVHGLFGFDKIAGYPYFFEIKAALERAGARVFAVNIPAVNGNEERGEKLLEHVNRILRETGAAKVNLIGHSQGPLAARYVAALHPEKVASVTSVSCPNHGSEIADQLQKALTPGELPEAFVLALVSAVGTFISLISGHPENPVDPQAAFESLTSAGLAAFNRKYPQGVPKHWGGEGNEVENGVYYYSWSGIVQNFQSLQPLDPTHMNCIVLSKLFYKEKDANDGLVGQYSSHLGKVIRSDYPMDHFDAVNQMAGITSWNVNPVGLYLEHAARLKSKGL
- a CDS encoding GNAT family N-acetyltransferase, with protein sequence MSLEIRPAQPSDAPQILGFITELADYERARHEVIASVADIQRSLFSEGATAHGLICLRDGVAIGFAVFFFSYSTWLGSNCLYLEDLYITPEQRGGGAGKQLLRHLAKIACANDCGRFEWSVLDWNTAAIEFYKSLGAQPQEEWVRYRMDGEVLREFAEGK
- a CDS encoding PAAR domain-containing protein; its protein translation is MSGKPAARVTDPTACPLPGHGNNPIASGSPDVFFDGLAAARKSDPSACGSPITGGVSGTVFINGLNAATLDSTGGHGNVVVGGSGTVIIGQSGGGAPVGALLPMPVHFTDKMRVVDETSGEPIANLAYTIQRGDGTLERGVTDASGFTHAVNSHVAETIKLYAE
- a CDS encoding alpha/beta hydrolase; translated protein: MGGQAALDQPCTGRLLGSHGLTCTEDTTPKPVTMEREVVVFFIGGAGDKESYYGDGPSGHTYEAQRALERKVAGKHKGKFKAVYLGYNEVKGDSDIENYVYSEIDHKSVHVYIVGHSLGGWNGAHLSSLLSDKGYLVKMLVTLDPVGEGFFVALISDIYWSEPEPKAEYWINVLADPINRDRTDTVAWLGEKWIVESGPNIKGVVRVNHWAAEPLYNTYLEGGKSACDISYESIISYLGIKE